In Telopea speciosissima isolate NSW1024214 ecotype Mountain lineage chromosome 10, Tspe_v1, whole genome shotgun sequence, the DNA window cctttaattttattttgtttgaagATCACCCCCTCTTTAATTATAATCCTTTTGCGTCCTCCATTAATAGTACCCATTCTTTTTAACCTATTCCTTTTACGTCCTACTTCAATTATTTCTAGAATTACCCCTCTTCTGGTCTGATTCTGCTTTGCCCTTTACTTGTTTTTGTCCTTCTTAGGCCTACCCTTTAAGATTCCTCTTAATTACAAACTTGGCCATGGATTCTTTTGTATTCAAGTTTAGAGTTCGCTTGCCCAATGAAAAGCTTACTAATATATTTATTGATGAAAGACAAAGCGGCAATTTCATTTCGCGCTCTATGGTCAAGACTCTATTGAAGACCAACCAGATCATTATTGAGTTTGAGGATTATGTATTCATCGAATTTTCTGTTTCTCAGTATTGTGATGGTGCTTATTGTGAAGTGTTCGAATCTTCTTAGTGCATTATTAAATTGGGTTGAGAGTGGTGGAAGAACGAAGAGGCCTGGTTGATCGTGATAGAAATTTGTGCACCCTCCACCCTTTGCACATGTGCCAGACATTCGTTCTTCATGGATTGGTTGATGAAATATGCTCAGAATCAAAGAAAGTGATACCGAAAGTGCAGCCATAGGATGAGCCAATTGGGTCAAACACAAGAAGAAGATTAGCTCGGATGTGGAACAACCAATAACGACATTGGAAAACGAGAAGATTGTGGATCAAGTAAACTACAAAATCCAGTACAGTGAAGCTATTCCCCATCATGAGTTCGTTCTCCCACATTATTTTCCAACCAGGGATGCAACCCCAAAGCTTCATATTTtagattttcttcaagttgcagATGAGCATATAAACCCTGTTCGTGTGCTTTTATTTCTATGCTCCTACAAAACTCATGGtcaagtttttctcaacaccggggAAATTGATGCAAGTGCACTACCTTGATACAgtgaaccgggtccagtttgagttttttTGATCTAGTAGGATATTAGTAGTTTATTTACTTTGGGTTTGTCTTGTAGAAGTTGAGTAAGAATCGTTCTTTATTATTTGGATTTATATTGAATGTTAGATGACGATAGGAGTTAGTAGGAAGTTAAAGATTGAGTCACTTGTAAAGTctgttcagttttagattttgattaGGATTATGGGTTGTTTGAGTCTTTAAATACATGGTTGTAACTAGCAAGGttagattgaatagaatggaatgttgagttttggtttgagtagcctgtgTGGCGTTGTGCgagctcctcctcctccccccctaCCCCTCTTCTTCGTATGCGATTTCCTCTCTCACCTGCAACTCTGAGAATCTCTCAGTTCTCTTCCTTCACTAGGGATAGCTAGGTTAGTGACTCAACCAACCAGACAGTTACTCAAATGTGGTAGGATTGCTATACGTTCTCATGTTACACATATATTTCTTTAAACCTAAACTCACCTAAAAGCACTGTAAGACCATTGTATGAGGTTAACCTTGTGGTTTGATGGTGCCCACAGTTCTATGCTTGGTCCTATCCCTTATTTTTAAGCTatgagatttgaaaattttggtatTTGGTTTAGATTGGATTTGAGACCtcttaagtttcaaaatattatcCTCGGCTATATTTAACAGATGTGCAGTATTTCAATGGACTTTTGAAACTTTGTAATTTTATTGTGATGTTATCCATACTTAAAAATTGCATCGATCTAATTCTTGGTTCCAGACATTTGTGTCATAAGCACAGAGCTACTGTCACTTGCCATTTATAGTTTACCAAGATCTACCAATTAGGGACCTTAACTTTCCCTTTAACTTATTTTATGGGAAACAGTTTCCCATGACGCCAGATTACTATCCCTCTCACATGGGGTTCTTGTTCACTACCTTTCACCCAAAAGCTCAAACTGTTAGGAAATGTCGGGAAAACTCTTCCAATGCACTTCCCAATAGTCAAACACTTGACCTtctggctctaataccatgttctGTACCtttttcacctaaaagcttgaaCTGTTAAGGAAGGGTagcgtcaatgtatacatcaacagttctttattattttctctcctgCTCTAACCATGTGAGccccatgtggatgataccgTTCTCTGCACCACCATTGGTGTGGCATGCagattcccctcccccccacagTGCCATCATGGGGAACACTCTCCCATATTTTATTTAGTAGGCTTTTCTTTCATGGATAATCACAGAAGGTTTTTTTATGGGTGATTGAGCTGGTGTCACATTGCATTATCTGAGTAGACTATTTGGGACAGTGGCGTGCAGTTTGGGCATTTATTAAGTGCTCTGAAGTGCAATGATCTGTGCTTGCAGATGCATGAAACAAATTGCAGTCATAATGCTGTACATATGACAGCCTTTGGAGGAGAAAGACTGGAGAGAAGTACTTCAACAAGCCCAACAGGATGGTGTGGAGGTTCTCCAAAATTCCATGTGTGCAATATCAGGCCTTCTCTTACCAGTCACCAGTTCACTGTCTGAATATATTGTCAAAAACTGAACATGTAAATTAATTGACCCTATGCTTGTCCTCTCATAATGCACATATGGCttaaacagcctctccgtgaagcgggggtaaggctgcatacattatgaccctccccagaccccgcagtggcgggagcctcgtgcactgggtatgcccttgtCCTCTCATAATTCACATATGGCTTAAACACCTTTtcatgctttcttttcttttgggtctTGCATTCTTGGTTTTTCTTCCAACGGATTTCTTCAAGTATTGTTGAAGAGTACCTACTACATGAATTTATTATTTGCCCCCTTCTGACTGATATCTAAATCCCTGATTTATTGTAATGTTCCAATATAACTGATTTATTTGCTTATCCTTGCAGGATGTTCAACATGCTAGGGGGGGTTCATCAAGTTTACAGACTTATGGTCAGAAATCTGCCATTGGGTATAATGAATATGATATTGATAATTCTGATGTCTTGGGAGCCCCAAAACTAGGATCACCTGTGGGTTCTGCCCGTGAATCATCTGTCAGTGGAGTAGAAAGACCACACCCTTCAAAAACTAGACTTATAAGgccctcttctccttcaagaaTAGGGCTCCCTAGGTCTTCATCACCACCAGCTGATGGGTTCAGAACTGATAATTCTCCAGGAAGGGTTGTTGAAAGGGACTCTCCATCTCGTTCTGGATTTGATTCCAGGCTTGGCAGAGCAattgatggtgatggtgatgggggTGGGGATGGGGAGAGGACTGACTGGTGGAAATTCTGGTCCAATGACAACCATCAGCATGTGGAAAATTCTAGTGCAAACCTCAGTAATGGATCTGATCGGCAAAGGCCAAGAGCTCTGATTGATGCTTATGGAAATTGCAAAGGTAAAAAGGGGCAGACAGAGAAGCCTATAAAGGTTGACCGGCTGGATGTGAATGGCATTAATAGTGAGACAGCTACAAGATGGCAGAATACTGACGAAGAAGAGTTTGTTTGGGAAGATATGAGCCCGACTTTAGCAGACCGTAGGAGTAATGATCCGATAGCACCGAATCCTCCTCTTGATCGCTTCAATGGAAGAGCTAGTTTGGGAAGATCAGGTGCTGCAAGTTTGGAACACGATTTCAGAAAGGGTAATTGGCCTAGTCAGAGTCAGCTTGCAATGGATGACACTACTGAAGATGGGGTTTCCATCCTTGGTGTATGTCTCCTTAACTTGTTTAATATTATATGATACTTGCAGACATTTTCTCTATGAGAAAATGCTAATTGACAAAGTGATTGGATAGGCATTTGAATAATCCAGCTCAGTTCATTGTTTCAAAAGTTGGGATTTTGGGACTATTAAATATTTGTTTTGCATTTCAGTGTTTGTTCTTTTAACAAAATGTTGtttatcatcaccatcatcccTAATTTGCACTACTTTTCCTTAGTTTGCCACTGCTGCTGAAAGTTTCAATATGTTTCTTGCAGTTTAGACATGGATCTATGATTAAGAATTCTCCGAGTGGTCCAGGAACTCAAAATGAAACCACTCACGTTCCAAGTTCTCACTATACTCAGGAACCTTGGATTTTACCACATCACTACCCTCAGTCCTCACAACAGAACCTGGACCTCAACAAAAGAGCAAGAACTGGTCAGCTGTCCTATCCAGCAGGTGGAATGGCTATATCAGCTGGTCAGAAACTGGCTCGTCAGATTGAAAATTTTCCAGATAGTGATGCACAACATCAAAGATTCTCTAGTGATGGATCGAGAATTGGTTCTTCAAGCCCAAATTCTTTGATTGTTGAGCCTGTGTCACCTATGATGCCAATGTTGACGCTGGAGAAGTATCTGGGACTAGGACCTCACTCATCTCCCTTGGCTCAACTTCCTTGGCCTCCAGTTAATGTGCATAGATCTCAACCACTTCCTTTGCCCCCCATTCTTTCACAACAGAAACAAATTAGAAGTCCATTTTACACAATGGATGTTAACAAGCCAATTATGAATCAGGTTCCAAGTAAATCTTCTGTGTTGCATGGACAGCGGTTGGATGCTTCTGAAAGGAAAGCTCAGAGTTCAAGTAAGCTGATGCCATTGCCTAATCAACAGATTGGGCTGATTTCATTGAATCAGAGAAACCAGGGACAAGCTGCCCATCTACAGAGACAATTATTTCAGTCTAAGGATGCACAAGAAAATTACATTCCCTTTGCTGCTCCTGAGTTCTCATCTCATTTAATGGCACGATCTTTGAATCAGGGACACATTCCACAAGGGCATGGACCTATTATGAATTCAATTTTGTCCAATCCAACATCTGGGTTTCGTCCCTCCTCTGTAACTCTACCTAGTATATCCAACAACTCCTTCCACTTGCAGGGTGGAGCCTTGCCTCCTTTACCTCCCGGCCCCCCTCCTGCCTCATCACAAATGGGAACCTtgccacaaaatttgggccccatTTCAACGCAGCCGCCGACTGGAAGTGCATTTTCTGGTCTCATAAGTTCTCTTATGGCTCAGGGGTTGATTTCAATGACATCATCAGCTTCAATAGAGGTACCTTGGTTAATTAATGTTCCATTTATTTAATCCATTGCCATTCTTGATTATGCAGCTTAACAGTGTATCTAAGACGAGCAATTCATTCTTTCAGGATTCTGTTGGGGTTGACTTCAACCCGGATCTTCTCAAGGTCCGGTATGAATCTGCAATAAAGGCTTTATATGCTGATCTTCCAAGACAGTGCACAGCATGTGGTTTACGTTTCAAATGCCAAGAGGAACACAGTAGTCAcatggattggcatgtgaccaGGAATCGGATATCTAAGAACCGTAAGCAGAAACCCTCTCGCAAGTGGTTTGTGAGTACTAGTGTGTGGCTCAGTGGTGCAGAGGCAGTGGGAACTGATGCAGTTCCTGGGTTTTTGCCCACTGAAGTGGTTGCAGAAAAAAGGGATGATGAAGAAATGGCTGTTCCTGCCGATGAGAATCAGAATGTGTGTGCATTATGTGGAGAGCCTTTTGATGATTTTTACAGCGATGAGACTGAGGAATGGATGTATAAAGGAGCCGTCTATTTGAATGCACCTGATGGATTAACAGCAGGTATAGATATATCTCAGCTGGGTCCTATTGTTCATGCGAAGTGCAGATCAGAGTCTACAGTAGCTGCTCCTGAAGATTTTGTACTAGATGAAGGGGTAtgggactctctctctctctctctctctctctctcacacacacacacacacacacatacacctTTCTTATTCTTGGATATAATTAATTCTCTCATTATAGCAGTCGAATTGGTACAACAATATAGTGCTATAGCAATCAATCCTGGCTATTCTCTTTGCTAGTAAGTGTGTTATTGAGAAAAGGCAGGATAGGTGCTTTAAAATGTAATATTTCATGCTTACCATCCATTttgctcccctccccccccccccctctctcctcttttacTTTGATGTGTTATTTTCCTCTTTGCCTAGTGGCCATCTAACTGAGTGGATAACTGCATAACCATATTTCAtgttaaatttttataaaatctaTCTTGTAACAGCTACAATTAATTTAGAATAGTTTTCTGTTATCTGCAGGGTGACAAGGGTaatcaaagaaaaaagatgCGGAGTTAGAATACTGGCCTTGATATAATCTGTAAATTATCTCGAGTTTCTTTATGGTTATGGTATGCTCAACTAATTTTCACCTTTTCTGTGGAGCCGGCATACCATGGCCTCATGCCAGAATGATGTATATGTAAAGTTGAACTTTGTACCATGCATAATCTCTTGCAGCAAAAGCTTACAAAAGTTTCTTCCCAAAATCCCTCTTTGCTCTCTTTTTTCTGTTGCAGCCAGTGGAGAGCTTCAATGATCTGCAGTACGTTGACATGTAACATTGATATGACAAGGATTTTGGGACCCCATAAGATGCCCAATGCTACAAGAAAATAGCATATTTACTGGATAAAGCAAACAAATGCTTCTAATGCTGTACAGTTTTCTGCCAAATTTTCTGCTTGTCTTGTTTCAGTTTTTGCAGGGGAGATGCAGAGCTGTCGTAGCATAAGCAGGAACTGTTCGAATCTAAATATTGTTTGAAGTTGTTTGATGGATTAGCGAATACACCATTAAAGATTGGATGGCAACAATCAAGCTCAGCACCtactggaattttttttaaaaatttttattttctggatCTGTTATTATCTAGATTTATCTCATAGGTTGTGTTTATTTATTCAGTTAATTGATGCTTTTATGCCTATAAATGGTGTAATTTCCTTTGTTGAGCAAGTTACTATTTTTTGTCCGTGTTGTGAATGGCAATGCATCAATCAGGGATTGCTCGAGTTGAGTTAAAGATACAAACCTGGAAAGAAACAATTAGAAATggttttatttaatgaaatcaATTATGCATCTTTATCAGGATAACTGTAGATATACTAAAAGTAACGGAAAACCTCAAGTATTACGGTGCATTAGATGATGTTCTGAACTCAGTTCAATGTGGAGTTAACCGGTTAAAATGACTTGattcttgtatttttgtttgtgtttttttggtttttttttcctttttggtgaGAGTTCATCAAATGAGGGtgagaggggggagagagagagatgtctaTAATATTCCCTAGACATTTCATGTGGCTAAACTGTAGAAATTTCTGCAAACTATGTATTCCATGAGAGTAGAcattccatgtggcaaaacagAACGGTAAGATAAAGTAGTTAAGATTTATGCAAACTATGTATTCCATGAGAGTTTAGAATTTATACGTAGTAAATGGGAATACAAAttacaaccaaaaaataaaagatgggaGTACAAATCATATCTTAACCAAATAGGTAATAAATTCCCACTTAAGTACTCAGTCTTATACACAGTTCCATAGGGCAGAGCTAATTAGTCAAAGGAGTTTAAAATTCATGCATTTTGAACTCCAACAATATTGGCTTTTTCATGGGATTTCCAACACCTAGCTACCATCCAAATCCATCCTCAATGTAATCAAATATGGGACTCTCAAGATATCCTCCATCAAGACAATCCCAAGTCTCCAACCATTGCATGTCACTGTGCACAACTATGAAAGCCATTGATACTGTTATGGTTGAAGAGCGTGGGAGTATCCCCTCTAATCTGCATAGCCGTTGGCAAGCTGCAACCAGCAACTAAAATGCCTTCAGTCAATAAAGATCAGTTTGAATTGTGAGAGGCAATTTTTAAAAGGAACTATAATTTgctattttcatttgtttttctataaattttgcaaaaagttTTTCTTAGTAAGAAAGAATAACCTTAAATGGTATGCATAGTTTTGCCACGGGAAAAGTTGATCGGCAAAATCTGACTTGGATGTCTA includes these proteins:
- the LOC122642075 gene encoding polyadenylation and cleavage factor homolog 4-like isoform X1 encodes the protein MKNRSHRFLTNQAMEKERFVPSRENPRDLGFLPERGTGTNSNINNIKGMPNDIIQKPLPPILDRFRALLREREEELRVSDDDDVPALSAEEIVRLYEVVLSELTFNSKPLITELTIIAGDQREYGEGIAAAICARILEAPVDQKLPSLYLLDSIVKNIGREYARYFASHLPEVFCEAYRQVHSNLHPPMRHLFGTWSAVFPPSVLRKIEAELKFSSSVNHPSSGLTVMKSSESPFARPTHGIHVNPKYLEARHQFEHSTVMHETNCSHNAVHMTAFGGERLERSTSTSPTGWCGGSPKFHDVQHARGGSSSLQTYGQKSAIGYNEYDIDNSDVLGAPKLGSPVGSARESSVSGVERPHPSKTRLIRPSSPSRIGLPRSSSPPADGFRTDNSPGRVVERDSPSRSGFDSRLGRAIDGDGDGGGDGERTDWWKFWSNDNHQHVENSSANLSNGSDRQRPRALIDAYGNCKGKKGQTEKPIKVDRLDVNGINSETATRWQNTDEEEFVWEDMSPTLADRRSNDPIAPNPPLDRFNGRASLGRSGAASLEHDFRKGNWPSQSQLAMDDTTEDGVSILGFRHGSMIKNSPSGPGTQNETTHVPSSHYTQEPWILPHHYPQSSQQNLDLNKRARTGQLSYPAGGMAISAGQKLARQIENFPDSDAQHQRFSSDGSRIGSSSPNSLIVEPVSPMMPMLTLEKYLGLGPHSSPLAQLPWPPVNVHRSQPLPLPPILSQQKQIRSPFYTMDVNKPIMNQVPSKSSVLHGQRLDASERKAQSSSKLMPLPNQQIGLISLNQRNQGQAAHLQRQLFQSKDAQENYIPFAAPEFSSHLMARSLNQGHIPQGHGPIMNSILSNPTSGFRPSSVTLPSISNNSFHLQGGALPPLPPGPPPASSQMGTLPQNLGPISTQPPTGSAFSGLISSLMAQGLISMTSSASIEDSVGVDFNPDLLKVRYESAIKALYADLPRQCTACGLRFKCQEEHSSHMDWHVTRNRISKNRKQKPSRKWFVSTSVWLSGAEAVGTDAVPGFLPTEVVAEKRDDEEMAVPADENQNVCALCGEPFDDFYSDETEEWMYKGAVYLNAPDGLTAGIDISQLGPIVHAKCRSESTVAAPEDFVLDEGGDKGNQRKKMRS
- the LOC122642075 gene encoding polyadenylation and cleavage factor homolog 4-like isoform X2, with amino-acid sequence MKNRSHRFLTNQAMEKERFVPSRENPRDLGFLPERGTGTNSNINNIKGMPNDIIQKPLPPILDRFRALLREREEELRVSDDDDVPALSAEEIVRLYEVVLSELTFNSKPLITELTIIAGDQREYGEGIAAAICARILEAPVDQKLPSLYLLDSIVKNIGREYARYFASHLPEVFCEAYRQVHSNLHPPMRHLFGTWSAVFPPSVLRKIEAELKFSSSVNHPSSGLTVMKSSESPFARPTHGIHVNPKYLEARHQFEHSTVDVQHARGGSSSLQTYGQKSAIGYNEYDIDNSDVLGAPKLGSPVGSARESSVSGVERPHPSKTRLIRPSSPSRIGLPRSSSPPADGFRTDNSPGRVVERDSPSRSGFDSRLGRAIDGDGDGGGDGERTDWWKFWSNDNHQHVENSSANLSNGSDRQRPRALIDAYGNCKGKKGQTEKPIKVDRLDVNGINSETATRWQNTDEEEFVWEDMSPTLADRRSNDPIAPNPPLDRFNGRASLGRSGAASLEHDFRKGNWPSQSQLAMDDTTEDGVSILGFRHGSMIKNSPSGPGTQNETTHVPSSHYTQEPWILPHHYPQSSQQNLDLNKRARTGQLSYPAGGMAISAGQKLARQIENFPDSDAQHQRFSSDGSRIGSSSPNSLIVEPVSPMMPMLTLEKYLGLGPHSSPLAQLPWPPVNVHRSQPLPLPPILSQQKQIRSPFYTMDVNKPIMNQVPSKSSVLHGQRLDASERKAQSSSKLMPLPNQQIGLISLNQRNQGQAAHLQRQLFQSKDAQENYIPFAAPEFSSHLMARSLNQGHIPQGHGPIMNSILSNPTSGFRPSSVTLPSISNNSFHLQGGALPPLPPGPPPASSQMGTLPQNLGPISTQPPTGSAFSGLISSLMAQGLISMTSSASIEDSVGVDFNPDLLKVRYESAIKALYADLPRQCTACGLRFKCQEEHSSHMDWHVTRNRISKNRKQKPSRKWFVSTSVWLSGAEAVGTDAVPGFLPTEVVAEKRDDEEMAVPADENQNVCALCGEPFDDFYSDETEEWMYKGAVYLNAPDGLTAGIDISQLGPIVHAKCRSESTVAAPEDFVLDEGGDKGNQRKKMRS